Proteins found in one Promicromonospora sukumoe genomic segment:
- a CDS encoding Ig-like domain-containing protein translates to MTTTTARRVRGRRAAAVVGALVLALAGLTPAAAADAEPANVAALAVPTASYTASWNRVASVNDGAGVSTGGAHDATWATWGEDPRPASQWLEYTWESPVRVDRSALRFWSDGETANGDNVRVPTSWKVQFWDADAGAFADLPAPSGFPTDRLGVNVTTFEPVETTRLRATFQALRGGTQNTYSAVGVSEWEVWGTGGVVEPEPEDPFGPIDHTPVHIPTQVGELPPLPDRLDAVYEDGRVVRVAVTWAEVTADDVAEPGSFEVTGASPDLVEPVTGTVHVRDGAPGDVVGVDNVAVVTLAGTAPVLPPAVTAEYEDGSRDSRIPVTWADVDPADYAEAGGLFLVAGEVEGTDVPAEAVVFVLEPDDAEDTSPPSVTLTTAPAAAPSGWYLAPVTVTVRATDNRDPDPRVEVAVDGGDPAPYAGPFTLEDGTHTVRVTATDAAGNTGEAERELRVDSAAPVTTASVENLGASVEITLEATDGEGSGVDRVQWEGPGTFWGTYTGPFTRALTETEQVIEFAATDTAGNAEERRSLTLPAAGADLPVTAEASARCVAGAAHVAVRAVNGSDVPVDVVLTTEHGTRSVAGVEPGAAAYQSFATRAAAVPEGAASVTATGTVDGEEVTVRNDLTVPALSCS, encoded by the coding sequence ATGACGACCACCACCGCACGCAGGGTCCGGGGGCGGCGTGCCGCCGCCGTCGTCGGAGCGCTCGTCCTGGCCCTGGCGGGCCTCACGCCCGCCGCGGCGGCGGACGCCGAACCGGCGAACGTCGCCGCCCTGGCCGTGCCCACGGCCAGCTACACCGCCTCCTGGAACCGCGTCGCGTCCGTGAACGACGGCGCCGGCGTCAGCACGGGCGGCGCCCACGACGCGACCTGGGCCACCTGGGGCGAGGACCCGCGCCCCGCGAGCCAGTGGCTGGAGTACACGTGGGAGTCGCCGGTCCGGGTCGACCGCTCGGCCCTGCGCTTCTGGTCCGACGGCGAGACCGCCAACGGCGACAACGTGCGCGTCCCCACGTCCTGGAAGGTCCAGTTCTGGGACGCCGACGCCGGGGCGTTCGCCGACCTGCCCGCGCCGAGCGGCTTCCCGACCGACCGCCTCGGCGTCAACGTGACCACCTTCGAGCCCGTGGAGACCACCCGGCTGCGCGCCACCTTCCAGGCTCTGCGGGGCGGGACGCAGAACACGTACTCGGCCGTCGGCGTCTCCGAGTGGGAGGTCTGGGGCACGGGCGGCGTGGTCGAGCCCGAGCCGGAGGACCCGTTCGGCCCGATCGACCACACGCCGGTGCACATCCCCACGCAGGTGGGCGAGCTGCCGCCGTTGCCGGACCGGCTCGACGCGGTCTACGAGGACGGCCGCGTGGTCCGGGTCGCGGTGACCTGGGCCGAGGTCACGGCCGACGACGTCGCCGAGCCGGGCTCGTTCGAGGTCACGGGCGCCTCGCCCGACCTCGTGGAGCCCGTGACCGGCACCGTCCACGTGCGCGACGGCGCGCCCGGCGACGTCGTCGGCGTCGACAACGTCGCCGTGGTCACCCTCGCCGGGACCGCCCCGGTGCTGCCGCCCGCGGTCACCGCCGAGTACGAGGACGGCTCGCGGGACAGCCGCATCCCGGTGACCTGGGCCGACGTCGACCCCGCGGACTACGCGGAGGCCGGCGGGCTGTTCCTGGTCGCCGGGGAGGTCGAGGGCACGGACGTCCCGGCCGAGGCCGTGGTGTTCGTCCTGGAGCCCGACGACGCCGAGGACACCTCGCCGCCGTCGGTCACCCTGACCACCGCGCCGGCCGCGGCGCCGTCGGGCTGGTACCTGGCGCCCGTCACGGTCACCGTGCGGGCCACCGACAACCGCGACCCCGACCCGCGCGTCGAGGTGGCGGTCGACGGCGGCGACCCGGCGCCGTACGCCGGGCCGTTCACCCTGGAGGACGGCACGCACACCGTGCGCGTGACGGCCACCGACGCCGCGGGCAACACCGGCGAGGCGGAGCGCGAGCTGCGCGTCGACTCCGCCGCGCCCGTGACCACGGCGTCCGTCGAGAACCTCGGCGCGAGCGTCGAGATCACGCTGGAGGCCACCGACGGCGAGGGGTCCGGCGTCGACCGCGTCCAGTGGGAGGGGCCCGGCACCTTCTGGGGCACCTACACCGGGCCGTTCACCCGGGCGCTGACGGAGACCGAGCAGGTCATCGAGTTCGCCGCCACGGACACCGCGGGCAACGCCGAGGAACGCCGGTCGCTCACGCTCCCGGCCGCCGGGGCGGACCTGCCCGTCACGGCGGAGGCCTCCGCCCGCTGCGTCGCGGGCGCCGCGCACGTCGCCGTGCGCGCCGTCAACGGGTCCGACGTGCCGGTCGACGTCGTGCTCACCACCGAGCACGGCACGCGTTCGGTGGCGGGCGTCGAGCCCGGCGCCGCCGCCTACCAGTCGTTCGCCACCCGGGCCGCCGCGGTGCCGGAGGGCGCCGCCTCGGTGACCGCCACCGGGACCGTCGACGGCGAGGAGGTCACCGTGCGCAACGACCTCACCGTCCCGGCCCTGTCCTGCTCGTGA
- a CDS encoding WxL protein peptidoglycan domain-containing protein encodes MRISSVVRAVVGLAVLTSAALWPVPAAVAAPAVVAAPVAVAAFAADDGGRVTWSVAPADADGPDGRRVLDLELAPGERATEHVAVSNHSAEEVTFALSANDGYLTERGSFDMRPSAVEPVDGGAWVTVPDEVVVGPGETEVVPVEVVAPADAVPGDHPAGVAASVRSDGEMQVESRVGVRVNLRVPGEVVAALDADLLGVSFTQGSGLFEPGALVVRYAVVNDGTVALRTASRVAADSALGGPDASAPSGEALEVLPGGRREVSVEVPGVWPLGPFGVEAVVGATVADGGPDVAPPGDVTLTDTAWALPLLHLLVLLALVLVGWAVRRALRARRTRLDRLIERSRAEGRAEVLASRG; translated from the coding sequence ATGCGCATCTCTTCCGTGGTCAGGGCGGTCGTCGGCCTCGCCGTCCTGACGTCGGCTGCACTGTGGCCGGTCCCCGCCGCGGTGGCGGCCCCCGCCGTTGTGGCGGCACCGGTCGCGGTGGCGGCCTTCGCCGCGGACGACGGCGGCCGGGTCACCTGGTCCGTCGCCCCCGCCGACGCCGACGGGCCGGACGGGCGCCGCGTGCTCGACCTGGAGCTCGCGCCCGGCGAGCGGGCCACCGAGCACGTGGCCGTGAGCAACCACTCGGCCGAGGAGGTCACGTTCGCGCTGTCGGCCAACGACGGCTACCTCACCGAGCGGGGTAGCTTCGACATGCGGCCGTCCGCGGTCGAGCCCGTCGACGGCGGCGCGTGGGTCACCGTGCCCGACGAGGTCGTCGTGGGCCCGGGGGAGACCGAGGTGGTGCCCGTCGAGGTGGTGGCCCCGGCCGACGCCGTTCCCGGCGACCACCCGGCCGGCGTCGCGGCGTCGGTGCGCTCGGACGGAGAGATGCAGGTCGAGTCGCGGGTCGGGGTCCGCGTGAACCTGCGCGTCCCGGGCGAGGTGGTCGCCGCGCTGGACGCCGACCTGCTCGGGGTGTCGTTCACGCAGGGGTCCGGGCTGTTCGAGCCCGGCGCGCTCGTGGTGCGGTACGCCGTGGTCAACGACGGGACGGTCGCGCTGCGCACCGCGTCGCGGGTCGCCGCGGACAGCGCCCTGGGCGGGCCGGACGCGTCGGCGCCGTCGGGCGAGGCGCTGGAGGTGCTGCCCGGCGGACGGCGTGAGGTCTCCGTCGAGGTGCCCGGCGTCTGGCCGCTCGGGCCGTTCGGCGTCGAGGCCGTCGTCGGCGCCACCGTGGCCGACGGCGGACCGGACGTCGCCCCGCCCGGCGACGTCACCCTCACCGACACGGCCTGGGCGCTGCCGCTGCTGCACCTGCTGGTCCTGCTCGCCCTGGTGCTCGTCGGGTGGGCGGTGCGCCGGGCCCTGCGCGCGCGGCGGACGCGGCTGGACCGGCTCATCGAGCGGTCCCGCGCGGAGGGTCGGGCGGAGGTGCTGGCGTCGCGGGGCTGA
- a CDS encoding LacI family DNA-binding transcriptional regulator has protein sequence MTSLVRGRPATVKDVARHAGVSASTVSNVLHGRSSVADEIRARVEAAIADVGYVPSAAGRLLRSGTSEVIQLALPDIRSPYYSALAHTVIQRARDLGMTVVIEETDGAVEQEQRVASSHPHRGVGGTLICPMSLTSDDLAELRPELPTVLLGEHTQGDAFDQVFIDSRAAARDVAAHLVGRGRRRFAFVGTERGEGTGPGALRLAGVRDVLRAEGLDLPDAAVLGTPDFGRETGISVGEGLPVGEDGFDAVVCATDELAVGVLHALARRGVDVPRDVAVTGWDDAPESRFVTPSLTTVAHDLDDLAAAALGFVTARRADPARRPGRHVSPHRLVVRDSTRAV, from the coding sequence ATGACGTCCCTGGTCCGCGGCCGGCCCGCGACGGTGAAGGACGTCGCACGCCATGCCGGGGTCTCGGCGAGCACCGTGTCGAACGTGCTCCACGGCCGGTCCAGCGTGGCCGACGAGATCCGCGCCCGGGTCGAGGCCGCCATCGCCGACGTCGGGTACGTCCCGTCGGCCGCCGGCCGCCTGCTGCGCAGCGGCACGTCCGAGGTGATCCAGCTCGCCCTGCCGGACATCCGCTCGCCGTACTACTCGGCTCTGGCGCACACGGTGATCCAGCGGGCGCGCGACCTCGGGATGACGGTGGTCATCGAGGAGACCGACGGCGCCGTCGAGCAGGAGCAGCGCGTGGCGAGCAGCCACCCGCACCGGGGTGTCGGCGGCACGCTCATCTGCCCGATGTCGCTCACCAGCGACGACCTGGCCGAGCTGCGCCCCGAGCTGCCCACCGTGCTGCTCGGCGAGCACACGCAGGGCGACGCGTTCGACCAGGTTTTCATCGACAGCCGGGCCGCCGCGCGGGACGTCGCGGCGCACCTCGTGGGGAGGGGCCGGCGGCGGTTCGCGTTCGTCGGCACCGAGCGCGGCGAGGGGACCGGCCCCGGGGCGCTGCGGCTCGCGGGCGTGCGCGACGTGCTGCGTGCCGAGGGGCTCGACCTGCCCGACGCGGCGGTGCTCGGCACGCCCGACTTCGGCCGCGAGACCGGCATCTCCGTCGGCGAGGGTCTCCCGGTGGGGGAGGACGGGTTCGACGCCGTGGTCTGCGCCACCGACGAGCTCGCGGTGGGCGTGCTGCACGCGCTCGCGCGCCGCGGGGTCGACGTGCCGCGCGACGTCGCGGTCACCGGCTGGGACGACGCGCCCGAGAGCCGGTTCGTGACGCCGTCGCTCACGACCGTGGCGCACGACCTCGACGACCTGGCCGCCGCGGCGCTCGGCTTCGTCACCGCGCGCCGGGCCGACCCCGCCCGCCGGCCGGGCCGGCACGTCTCGCCGCACCGGCTCGTGGTGCGCGACTCGACGCGCGCCGTCTGA
- a CDS encoding ABC transporter substrate-binding protein encodes MRNLDRRTFLALGGAAGLAGALGLAGCGRSGPAPDVAGTITWWDQFQPLEALQRETFDAVAGRLGVTVDYTVYDPAGLGQALQLAQQSGRVPDVFTNGYGVPELVLVENGWVAPIELSPDARARFPEGALVEGLHTFGGELYSFPLFTPYQHATLTWFDQRAVEQAGGDPENGPRTWDEFRTLAGALTSAGTSSGWIEGLALLDRLRQHVIDLATGAGAVLSFAGNGADAPRVADARTGEYPFDSAEFLDVFEFLGSLVRDGVMFPSSTSLDVRTARARWVGGSAGLFFDGPWNVGVLAGQFPDALATLGLSAMPTPDGVARAMNGPVGGSFWLSRTSSDATAVSEILSAMASAEYARGLAAAMDQPPADVAAVAEADVPDAYRQAVSLMRDSVRLGPSPVAKNPAVGAVLSEMKQIRPNLGEIAQGYLGGNVDDVGAELTRYRSRLATERDRAIEVVRSRGQEVSLDDWIFDDADQTTGSPRP; translated from the coding sequence ATGAGGAACCTCGACCGCCGCACCTTCCTGGCCCTCGGTGGTGCCGCCGGGCTGGCCGGCGCCCTGGGGCTCGCGGGCTGCGGGCGCTCCGGCCCCGCGCCGGACGTCGCCGGCACGATCACCTGGTGGGACCAGTTCCAGCCGCTGGAGGCCCTGCAGCGCGAGACCTTCGACGCCGTGGCGGGCCGGCTCGGCGTCACGGTCGACTACACGGTCTACGACCCGGCGGGTCTGGGCCAGGCCCTGCAGCTCGCGCAGCAGAGCGGCCGGGTGCCCGACGTGTTCACCAACGGGTACGGCGTGCCCGAGCTGGTCCTGGTCGAGAACGGCTGGGTGGCGCCGATCGAGCTCAGCCCCGACGCGCGCGCCCGGTTCCCCGAGGGCGCGCTGGTCGAGGGGCTGCACACGTTCGGCGGCGAGCTGTACTCGTTCCCGCTGTTCACCCCCTACCAGCACGCCACGCTGACCTGGTTCGACCAGCGCGCCGTCGAGCAGGCCGGGGGCGACCCGGAGAACGGCCCGCGCACCTGGGACGAGTTCCGGACCCTCGCCGGCGCGCTCACGTCCGCGGGCACGTCCTCAGGCTGGATCGAGGGGCTCGCGCTGCTCGACCGGCTGCGCCAGCACGTGATCGACCTCGCGACCGGTGCGGGCGCGGTGCTCAGCTTCGCGGGCAACGGCGCCGACGCGCCCCGCGTGGCCGACGCGCGCACGGGGGAGTACCCGTTCGACTCCGCCGAGTTCCTCGACGTCTTCGAGTTCCTCGGCTCCCTGGTGCGCGACGGCGTCATGTTCCCGTCCTCGACGTCGCTCGACGTGCGCACGGCGCGCGCCCGCTGGGTGGGCGGCTCGGCCGGCCTGTTCTTCGACGGGCCCTGGAACGTCGGCGTCCTCGCGGGCCAGTTCCCCGACGCGCTCGCCACGCTCGGCCTGTCGGCCATGCCCACCCCCGACGGCGTCGCCCGGGCGATGAACGGCCCGGTCGGCGGTTCGTTCTGGCTGTCGCGGACGTCGTCCGACGCCACGGCCGTGAGCGAGATCCTCTCGGCGATGGCCTCCGCGGAGTACGCGCGGGGACTGGCCGCCGCGATGGACCAGCCCCCGGCCGACGTCGCCGCCGTCGCCGAGGCCGACGTCCCGGACGCCTACCGGCAGGCCGTCTCCCTCATGCGGGACAGCGTGCGGCTCGGGCCCAGCCCCGTCGCCAAGAACCCCGCCGTCGGCGCGGTGCTGTCCGAGATGAAGCAGATCCGCCCCAACCTCGGGGAGATCGCGCAGGGCTACCTCGGCGGCAACGTCGACGACGTCGGCGCCGAGCTCACGCGCTACCGCAGCCGCCTGGCCACCGAGCGCGACCGGGCCATCGAGGTGGTCCGCTCGCGCGGCCAGGAGGTCTCGCTCGACGACTGGATCTTCGACGACGCCGACCAGACCACCGGGAGCCCCCGCCCATGA
- a CDS encoding carbohydrate ABC transporter permease, protein MTLVSTAPARRAATTRPPEQARSRRHGPWIWLFLLPTIVLFGAYTVWPALASIWYSFLSWSGYGPERPFAGWANYQLAFSDPLFWKSIGVTLLIIVVTVPLRVLLALVLAIFLNDPRLPFARVLRTAFFVPVVATTAIIGIVMNFVLDPAGGPVNHVLGNLGIGPVDFLGDSSAALWTVMGVHFWKWLGLTLMYWLAALQTIPNDVQEAARVDGATARQRFTHITLPMLAPFVAIITMLTIVETMQIFDLVQTMTGGGPFFSTLVTEVYIYQQAFETAKPEYGYASAVGVLLGVLTLVVVGAAAIVSRLIGRKGAVQ, encoded by the coding sequence ATGACCCTCGTCAGCACCGCGCCCGCCCGCCGGGCCGCCACCACCCGTCCGCCCGAGCAGGCACGTTCCCGCCGACACGGCCCGTGGATCTGGCTGTTCCTGCTGCCCACCATCGTGCTCTTCGGCGCGTACACCGTGTGGCCCGCGCTCGCCAGCATCTGGTACTCGTTCCTGAGCTGGTCGGGCTACGGTCCCGAGCGGCCCTTCGCCGGGTGGGCCAACTACCAGCTCGCGTTCTCCGACCCGCTGTTCTGGAAGTCGATCGGCGTCACGCTGCTGATCATCGTGGTCACGGTGCCGCTGCGCGTGCTGCTCGCCCTCGTGCTCGCGATCTTCCTCAACGACCCCCGGCTGCCGTTCGCCCGTGTGCTGCGCACCGCGTTCTTCGTCCCCGTCGTGGCGACCACGGCCATCATCGGCATCGTCATGAACTTCGTGCTCGACCCCGCCGGCGGGCCCGTCAACCACGTGCTCGGCAACCTGGGGATCGGCCCGGTCGACTTCCTCGGCGACTCCTCGGCCGCGCTCTGGACCGTGATGGGCGTCCACTTCTGGAAGTGGCTCGGCCTGACGCTGATGTACTGGCTGGCCGCCCTGCAGACCATCCCGAACGACGTGCAGGAGGCGGCCCGCGTCGACGGCGCCACCGCCCGCCAGCGCTTCACGCACATCACCCTGCCGATGCTCGCGCCGTTCGTCGCCATCATCACCATGCTCACCATCGTCGAGACCATGCAGATCTTCGACCTGGTGCAGACCATGACTGGCGGCGGGCCGTTCTTCTCCACCCTCGTCACCGAGGTCTACATCTACCAGCAGGCCTTCGAGACGGCGAAGCCCGAGTACGGGTACGCCTCCGCCGTCGGCGTCCTGCTCGGTGTCCTCACCCTCGTCGTGGTCGGTGCCGCGGCGATCGTCTCGCGGCTCATCGGCCGGAAGGGAGCGGTCCAGTGA
- a CDS encoding carbohydrate ABC transporter permease, whose protein sequence is MTGTTMTRNQPLRGRRRTAGWVQFAVLAVLALAWVYPLLWIFAASLKDDASIFTDGLGLIPQQWNWQNYAEAWQTAGFARYTLNSLVVTTGSVVVVVLRCATAGYVLGRYGFRGRRVVLGVLLAASFIPTGLAIIPIVQLSTELGILDSTIGLILALSAGGNVAGVLLYTGFFAQIPDELEQAAHVDGAGFLRTFFSVMLPLSGPITATVAVVTFIGTWSNFFVPLVFTFSDPDKRTLAVGMLAFQGTNSTDWTGLAAGATMSLVPVLLVFVLLQRYFVEGIAGAVKS, encoded by the coding sequence GTGACCGGCACCACCATGACCCGGAACCAGCCGCTGCGCGGCCGCCGCCGCACGGCCGGCTGGGTCCAGTTCGCCGTCCTCGCCGTGCTCGCCCTGGCCTGGGTCTACCCGCTGCTGTGGATCTTCGCGGCGTCCCTCAAGGACGACGCGTCCATCTTCACCGACGGCCTCGGCCTCATCCCGCAGCAGTGGAACTGGCAGAACTACGCCGAGGCCTGGCAGACCGCCGGGTTCGCCCGCTACACGCTGAACTCGCTGGTCGTCACGACCGGCTCCGTCGTCGTGGTCGTGCTGCGCTGCGCCACCGCCGGCTACGTGCTGGGCCGGTACGGCTTCCGCGGACGCCGCGTGGTGCTCGGCGTGCTGCTCGCCGCGAGCTTCATCCCCACCGGCCTTGCCATCATCCCGATCGTGCAGCTCAGCACCGAGCTGGGCATCCTCGACAGCACCATCGGGCTGATCCTCGCCCTGTCAGCGGGCGGCAACGTCGCCGGGGTGCTCCTGTACACGGGGTTCTTCGCGCAGATCCCCGACGAGCTCGAACAGGCCGCCCACGTCGACGGCGCCGGGTTCCTGCGCACCTTCTTCTCCGTCATGCTGCCGCTGTCCGGGCCCATCACCGCCACCGTCGCCGTCGTCACCTTCATCGGGACCTGGAGCAACTTCTTCGTCCCGCTGGTGTTCACGTTCAGCGACCCCGACAAGCGCACGCTCGCCGTCGGGATGCTCGCCTTCCAGGGCACCAACTCGACCGACTGGACCGGCCTCGCGGCCGGCGCGACCATGTCGCTCGTCCCGGTCCTGCTCGTGTTCGTGCTGCTCCAGCGCTACTTCGTCGAGGGCATCGCGGGCGCGGTCAAGAGCTGA
- a CDS encoding sulfatase-like hydrolase/transferase: MTRPNILLICTDQQRWDALAAAGNSAVQTPNLDRLAAQGVRFDRCIVQSPVCAPSRASLMTSRYPRNHGLWANGVDIAGTEQLFTAALAADGYDCGLVGKFHLGSAWGGRTEPRLDDGFRVFRWSHDPYVRSPENSYHTWLEERFPGLLDETLAQGGDAIDRLPTEAHYSHWVGEEAIEYLTTGRDRAKPFCFVVNFFDPHHGFGAPPEYRERYDPEALPRPVGGPDDLDDKPAIYREASARSYAGSLPGFEDYTADEIQGIVADYYAMVSLVDDEVGRILSALEDEGLADDTLVVFTSDHGELLGDHRMLLKGPMMFESSVRVPLIVRWPGELPEGAVRDDLVQWIDLAPTLLEAAGVEALPRAQGTSLLGLARSGQWDDARGWALAEYRNSCIPYEVPVHTTMLRTDDWKVVVHHGAPSTARERTGELYDLVDDPQELTNLWDDERFRDRRLGLQEQLLDVLVATEDRSRPRLAGF, translated from the coding sequence ATGACCCGGCCCAACATCCTGCTCATCTGCACCGACCAGCAGCGCTGGGACGCGCTCGCCGCCGCCGGCAACAGCGCCGTCCAGACCCCGAACCTCGACCGGCTGGCCGCCCAGGGCGTGCGGTTCGACCGCTGCATCGTGCAGTCACCCGTGTGCGCGCCGTCGCGCGCCAGCCTCATGACCAGCCGCTATCCCCGCAACCACGGGCTCTGGGCCAACGGCGTGGACATCGCGGGTACCGAGCAGCTCTTCACCGCGGCGCTCGCGGCCGACGGCTACGACTGCGGCCTGGTGGGCAAGTTCCACCTCGGCTCGGCCTGGGGCGGGCGCACCGAGCCGCGGCTCGACGACGGCTTCCGGGTCTTCCGCTGGTCGCACGACCCGTACGTGCGCAGCCCCGAGAACAGCTACCACACCTGGCTCGAGGAGCGGTTCCCGGGCCTGCTGGACGAGACCCTGGCCCAGGGCGGCGACGCGATCGACCGGCTGCCCACCGAGGCGCACTACAGCCACTGGGTCGGCGAGGAGGCGATCGAGTACCTGACCACCGGCCGCGACAGGGCCAAGCCGTTCTGCTTCGTCGTGAACTTCTTCGACCCGCACCACGGCTTCGGCGCTCCGCCGGAGTACCGGGAGCGCTACGACCCCGAGGCGCTGCCCCGCCCGGTCGGAGGTCCGGACGACCTCGACGACAAGCCCGCGATCTACCGCGAGGCCTCCGCCCGGTCGTACGCGGGCAGCCTGCCGGGCTTCGAGGACTACACGGCCGACGAGATCCAGGGGATCGTCGCCGACTACTACGCCATGGTCTCGCTGGTGGACGACGAGGTGGGGCGCATCCTGTCCGCGCTGGAGGACGAGGGACTGGCCGACGACACGCTCGTGGTCTTCACCAGCGACCACGGCGAGCTGCTCGGCGACCACCGGATGCTCCTCAAGGGCCCCATGATGTTCGAGAGCTCGGTGCGCGTGCCGCTGATCGTGCGCTGGCCCGGGGAGCTGCCCGAGGGCGCGGTCCGCGACGACCTGGTGCAGTGGATCGACCTGGCGCCCACGCTGCTGGAGGCCGCCGGCGTCGAGGCCCTGCCGCGGGCCCAGGGCACCAGCCTGCTCGGGCTAGCGCGGTCCGGGCAGTGGGACGACGCGCGGGGCTGGGCGCTGGCCGAGTACCGCAACAGCTGCATCCCTTACGAGGTGCCCGTGCACACCACGATGCTGCGCACCGACGACTGGAAGGTCGTGGTGCACCACGGCGCGCCGAGCACGGCCCGGGAGCGGACCGGCGAGCTGTACGACCTGGTCGACGACCCGCAGGAGCTCACGAACCTCTGGGACGACGAGCGGTTCCGGGACCGCCGCCTGGGCCTGCAGGAGCAGCTGCTGGACGTGCTGGTCGCGACCGAGGACCGCAGCCGGCCCCGGCTCGCCGGCTTCTAG
- a CDS encoding helix-turn-helix domain-containing protein, with product MVRLPLTPADVERGQRLGALLRRARGDRSMLETALDARVSPETLRKIESGRVATPAFSTIAAIAGVLGLSLDEVWAEISRPDDDGVTTRAGRNAREWLAS from the coding sequence ATGGTCAGGTTGCCGCTCACCCCCGCCGACGTCGAGCGCGGACAGCGCCTCGGCGCGCTCCTGCGTCGCGCCCGGGGAGACCGCTCGATGCTGGAGACCGCGCTCGACGCCCGCGTCTCGCCCGAGACCCTCCGCAAGATCGAGTCGGGCCGGGTGGCCACCCCCGCGTTCTCGACCATCGCGGCGATCGCCGGCGTGCTCGGCCTCTCGCTGGACGAGGTGTGGGCGGAGATCAGCCGGCCCGACGACGACGGGGTGACCACCCGCGCGGGCCGCAACGCGCGCGAGTGGCTGGCGTCCTGA
- the map gene encoding type I methionyl aminopeptidase, translated as MIEILNPTELARARESGALVGGILRALKERSTVGTNLLDIDRWTRDMIDAAGAKSCYVDYAPSFGNGPFGHYICTAVNDAVLHGMPHDYRLADGDLLTLDLAVSLDGIATDSAISFVVGGASLPADVAAESRALIEVTERALAAGVAAAGPGARIGDLSHAIGTVLGGAGYPINVEFGGHGIGSTMHQDPHITNTGRPGRGYRLRPGLLLALEPWVMVDTDVLVTDADGWTLRSATGCRTAHSEHTIAITDDGAEILTLPR; from the coding sequence ATGATCGAGATCCTCAACCCCACCGAGCTGGCCCGTGCCAGGGAGTCCGGCGCCCTCGTCGGCGGCATCCTGCGGGCGCTCAAGGAGCGCAGCACGGTCGGCACCAACCTCCTGGACATCGACCGGTGGACCCGGGACATGATCGACGCGGCCGGGGCGAAGTCCTGCTACGTCGACTACGCGCCGTCGTTCGGCAACGGGCCGTTCGGTCACTACATCTGCACGGCCGTGAACGACGCCGTGCTGCACGGGATGCCGCACGACTACCGGCTGGCCGACGGCGACCTGCTCACCCTCGATCTCGCGGTGTCCCTGGACGGGATCGCGACCGACTCCGCGATCAGCTTCGTCGTGGGCGGCGCGTCGCTCCCGGCGGACGTGGCGGCCGAGAGCCGCGCGCTCATCGAGGTGACCGAGCGAGCGCTGGCCGCGGGCGTCGCCGCGGCCGGGCCGGGGGCGCGGATCGGCGACCTGTCGCACGCCATCGGCACCGTGCTGGGCGGCGCCGGGTACCCGATCAACGTCGAGTTCGGCGGGCACGGCATCGGCTCGACCATGCACCAGGACCCGCACATCACGAACACGGGCCGTCCCGGCCGCGGCTACCGGCTGCGCCCCGGGCTGCTGCTCGCGCTGGAGCCGTGGGTCATGGTGGACACCGACGTGCTCGTCACCGACGCCGACGGCTGGACCCTGCGCAGCGCGACCGGCTGCCGCACGGCGCACAGCGAGCACACCATCGCCATCACGGACGACGGCGCTGAGATCCTCACCCTGCCGCGGTAG